A genomic stretch from Clavelina lepadiformis chromosome 5, kaClaLepa1.1, whole genome shotgun sequence includes:
- the LOC143458818 gene encoding general transcription factor II-I repeat domain-containing protein 2-like, giving the protein MLIANKFKPYDDGTWAKEILVKAAEKLAPKSVHLFQKLSLSRPTVCERIQEMGQDIEDNLKKRAGKFVNFSLCLDETTDIKNIAQLAIFFRGITSDFHIEENLLSLESIHGTTRGEDLLQKLLQALGKFNLPLDKLCGVATDGAPAMVGKHKGLVSLLKKEMGAKGIRHDGLVFCHILCAKSVKFDHVISVVTDCINFIKKRDLNNRIFKQVLKDFDADYDDLLYYCAVRWTSCGNMLRRFNSLLPEIIEFRNLKKCPLTEIEDENWLCDLGFMVDFTKYLNELNVQLQGPNQLLHTMFSKIKSFMSLLSLWENQLKDNKHNPTSCTQYALECSSLLESFKARFQDIKSKQLELDIFSIPFNVTPGAPSELQLELIKLQSDDALKAMYLNKPLLEFYRVYFTKEEFPNLRAFALKWLSVFGSTYLCEQFFSKLNITKSRYRSRLTDENLSMQLRVATSSVRPNIERLVKRKNFQKSH; this is encoded by the coding sequence ATGTTGATCGCTAACAAGTTCAAGCCGTATGACGATGGGACATGGGCCAAGGAAATACTTGTAAAAGCAGCTGAAAAGTTGGCTCCTAAGTCGGTTCATTTGTTCCAGAAGTTGAGTTTATCCCGGCCCACTGTTTGTGAACGCATACAAGAAATGGGACAAGATATTGAAGATAATCTCAAAAAAAGAGCTGGGAAATTCGTTAACTTCTCCTTGTGTCTCGACGAAACAACAGACATCAAGAACATTGCGCAGCTGGCAATCTTTTTTCGAGGGATAACATCAGATTTCCATATTGAAGAGAACTTATTATCTCTCGAGTCGATACACGGAACTACTCGTGGAGAGGATCTGCTACAGAAGCTTCTCCAAGCTTTAGGCAAGTTCAACCTGCCATTAGATAAGCTGTGTGGTGTTGCTACTGATGGCGCACCAGCAATGGTTGGGAAACATAAAGGGTTGGTATCATTGTTGAAGAAGGAAATGGGTGCAAAAGGAATTAGACATGATGGATTGGTATTTTGCCATATCCTTTGTGCAAAATCGGTGAAGTTTGATCATGTGATATCGGTAGTTACAGACTGTATTAACTTCATTAAAAAAAGGGATCTAAACAACCGCATATTCAAGCAAGTTCTCAAAGATTTTGATGCTGACTATGATGATCTACTTTATTACTGTGCTGTTCGTTGGACAAGTTGTGGTAATATGCTCAGACGCTTTAATTCTCTTCTACCAGAAATTATTGAATTTAGAAATTTGAAGAAGTGTCCTCTCACTGAGATAGAAGATGAAAACTGGTTGTGCGATTTAGGATTTATGGTAGATTTCACGAAATATTTAAACGAATTAAATGTACAACTCCAAGGGCCAAATCAACTGTTGCACACGATGTTTTCCAAGATCAAATCTTTCATGTCACTGCTGAGCCTTTGGGAAAATCAGTTGAAAGATAACAAACACAATCCAACTTCATGTACTCAGTATGCTTTGGAATGTTCAAGTCTTTTGGAGAGCTTTAAAGCTAGATTTCAGGATATCAAAAGCAAACAACTGGAGCTTGATATCTTCTCCATCCCCTTTAATGTTACACCTGGTGCACCCTCTGAGCTCCAACTTGAACTGATAAAACTACAGAGTGATGACGCGCTAAAAGCGATGTACCTGAACAAGCCGCTGCTTGAATTTTATCGAGTATATTTTACAAAGGAAGAGTTTCCAAACTTGAGAGCTTTCGCTCTCAAATGGTTATCTGTTTTCGGCAGCACGTACCTATGCGAACAGTTCTTTTCTAAACtgaacattacaaaaagtcgTTACAGGTCGAGGTTAACAGACGAAAATCTTAGTATGCAGTTGAGAGTTGCTACATCGTCGGTTCGACCTAATATTGAACGCTTAGTCAAGagaaaaaatttccaaaaatctCACTAA